One part of the Methanofastidiosum sp. genome encodes these proteins:
- a CDS encoding undecaprenyl-diphosphate phosphatase, whose translation MNLVELLIVGAIQGFLEFLPVSSSGNVSLILMNFLKLTPSESFSLSIFLHLGTLLAVLVYFRNDIINILKNIKTDKTSHFLIVSTILTGVVGVPIYIVLKSIFENIQLDIGNIIIGLFLIATGIILKYRSKSGFKKVEDSNIWDMIVAGVAQGISIIPGISRSGFTLAALLGRDFDKEEALRISFLMSMPAIIGGIILEANDITLVANTYPALISAFITSIIVIKLLLEFAKRLNFSYFCIGLGAITVVISLLIL comes from the coding sequence ATGAATCTAGTTGAGTTGTTGATAGTTGGGGCTATTCAGGGATTTTTAGAATTTTTACCTGTTTCAAGTTCAGGAAATGTATCTTTAATACTCATGAATTTCTTAAAACTTACACCTTCTGAAAGTTTTTCTTTATCTATATTCCTCCATCTGGGCACTCTTCTTGCAGTATTAGTCTATTTTAGAAATGACATCATAAATATTTTAAAAAACATCAAGACTGATAAAACATCACATTTTTTGATAGTTTCTACTATTCTTACCGGAGTAGTGGGTGTTCCAATATACATCGTATTAAAATCTATTTTTGAAAACATTCAGCTAGATATTGGAAATATAATTATCGGCCTATTTCTTATTGCGACGGGGATTATCTTGAAGTATAGGTCAAAATCAGGATTTAAAAAGGTGGAAGATTCAAACATTTGGGATATGATAGTTGCCGGGGTGGCTCAGGGTATCTCTATAATACCTGGAATATCAAGATCCGGTTTTACTCTTGCAGCTTTGTTAGGGCGAGATTTTGATAAAGAAGAGGCTTTAAGAATCTCTTTTTTAATGTCAATGCCAGCAATTATTGGTGGGATTATCTTAGAAGCAAATGACATTACATTAGTAGCAAATACTTATCCCGCATTAATTAGCGCATTTATTACATCTATTATAGTAATCAAGTTATTGTTAGAGTTTGCAAAAAGATTAAATTTTTCTTATTTTTGTATTGGGCTTGGGGCAATAACAGTGGTTATATCCTTACTTATTCTTTAA